GACGTTATCAAGTAAcatatttttgtaacttttttttttttttttttataagaaactAAAAGCATGGAGATATTTAAAGGCACAATCTAACCAGCATAAGTTGAGTAGCTTATTTAAGTGGTCAGAGTGCAGGAATTGATGATGGAGTCCTTCAAAATTTTGTCAAACACTTTGAGTGGTTTGGCAAAAAATGGGGAGCACTTCGTACCCCAAGCTCAACTCCTATGCTGCCACTAATATAATGAATAATTGCACTTGTAAATTTCACTTATGATCAATCCAAGCTTGAACTTACTGATAGCGCAACTCATCTATAAAGGGAATAACTAGACTTTCTTCAATGTGTAAATACTAAGTTCCACTGAAAACCTTTCCCATCTGTTTTTGTGTTCCGATATTTTTAGACATGTTACTGATGGACCTTCAAAATCCGTTGACTTCAATCAAAGCAACCAGTTTATCATCAAAGAACAAGTTACTGAGACAGAAGTCCTCCAAAAGCAGGAGGAGAAACCTCATGTGTACCTCCAGTCAACACAATCAGAAACAGGTGGTACAATTGATTCACAGACAACATCTGTTAAATCTGAGGTAGTACCTCTCTCTGCTGGTATGAAGGTTCACCAAGTACAAAGTTCACCAGTTCTTATTCAACAATCTCAGCAATCTTCAGCTCTTGTTAACAACCCTCTTAACTCCAACAACCAGTCCGTGTCCGATTTAATGATCAACAACCAAGCCATTACAACGCAAGAAGCATCTGGAGGATCGCAGCAAGTTCCACCAGCCGGTCAGCATAATGGATCATCTGTGCAAAGCCTGTTTATTGAAGAAATTCAACACACAAGCTACAGGAATCGAGCTGTATCTATAGAGGTAAAATACATGTTATTTTGCATGCTTATGAGAAACGGAATTAAGTCATCtgagaaataaaaaatgtaaaaaaaatgtttgtgtgaTGATAGTATTGAATTCATTATTTGATATGTTGTCttgaaaagagaaaacatgcatctGTTGGATAGTCTTGATGTAAAATGATTGCCCTGATGGCTAGTGCCTGTATCACCTGCAagtaagtgttttgttttgttttttagataaTTTTCAGTATCTCTCCAGGCTGACCCAGGTAAATGTCAAACCTCACTAAAATGGTTTGTCATATTAAGCGAAGACATTGCCAGGGCACTCCTTACACCAAACAACTACAATGGGCAGCAGCGGTTATGGttgttggagtgtttctttaatacgtTGATAGATTGGACTCCCTTGTGGAGCCCAATTTAGCTTTGAATGTTTTCCCTTACAGTGTTTTGAAACCAAGGGAGTCTTCAAAAAAATCCGTAACATTATACACATTACCATTAAAAACTAACGTAACTGGTTATAAAACTGTATTGCTATGTTATCTATATACCAGCAAAACAGACATTTTCCCATTATTCTACAGGAAGCAGAAAGAAAATACGAAGAGAAAAGACAGAATCTGGATCATTACAATGGTAAAGAATTTGAAAAGATGCTTGAAGAAGCACAAGCCAATATCATGAAGTCTATTCCCAGCCTTGAAGTGCCATCCCAATCTCTAAAAGTCGAGGTTATTAATAAATTAGAGGTCACAGGTAATCCACGACACTTAACAGACTTGTTTGGCTTGGTTTCATTTGATTATATGTATTATAATGCCATGCTTGTTtattgcttcattaaagggacactccaggcacccagaccacttctgcccattggagtggtctgggtgccaactcccactactcttaaccctgcaagtgtaattattgcagttttttttataaactgcaataattaccttgcagggttaactccacctctagtggctgtctactagacagccactagagggcacttcctgattcctagcacaggaaacctgtgctagagcgtcactggacgtcctcacgctgagtgaggacctccagcgtcactcatttccccataggaaagcattgaaatgtattttcaatgctttcctatgggaagcgctaatgcgcattaggtctccccggccggtgggcgggatcagtctcgcccaccggccgacgcagtcagaaggaggagcggcgcagagggagaagcagcgacgtgggacatagtcgctgcctcaggtaaattactgaaggggttttcaccccttcagcaaccgggattgggggctgggagggagagggtacctgcagtgccaggaaaacggattgttttccgggcactggagtttccctttaactatgattgtgtgtgtgtgtgtatgctatgTATGTAATGCCATATTAATCCAGCCTTTTACAAAAGACACATCAATGTGTAGAATCCATCTTTAAAGAAACATAGCTGGAATATAGAATATTCTTGATGTCAAATGATTGCCCTGATAGTTAGTACCTCTATCACCTGCAAGTAAgtgtttttataattttctgtATCTCTCCAGGCTGACCCAATAAGTGTCAAACCTTACTAAAATTTTTGTGAGAGTAATACAAAATGACTTGAGTTTCCtgtagagaatttttttttttttattaccatcAACAGTATTAATCCCATAATTTAAGAGACCAACAGTACAAGTGGCTGCATATCAAAACCTAGACAATCTAAATACAAAAGTAGCCTCtgcagagacacacagcaggaaATAGTAGACTTGTATGGTTTAATTTAAGATGAATAGACAATCATCTGTTTTATCTCTGGCCACTGCAAAATGTGCTATTAGGCCACGTGCAAGTTGTCTTCTTATGGATTTTCTGCACTCAGTTGGGTTTTATCTTGGTGACTCATTATATATAGAAATTAAATCCAAAGTGGCTCATACATTCCATCAGAGACACTATTAAAAATTGCGTTTGATCTATATtcagaaattatttttaatattgcttTTTACACCCATGTCTTCATTTTCTAGAAGGTGTACATGACCTCGATCAGGATTATGATAAGGTGACAAAATCTCCACCTCCACCTCCTCCTCGCCGCATGTACCCACCTGGGTCTACTGTGGGTAGCTCATGGGCAGCAGAATCCCCTTACCTTGTGAGGAAGGAAAACAGTAAGGTATGGATCTTAGACCATGTCTCTTCATTAGCCCTCAGTCAATAAAACCTATCTGTCATTGCACtgtgacatgcttgctttaggcTTAGTGTATCATGGTGTTATGCAGGACTTCCCTACATATAGGTCATTAAATATATATCATTGGCTATAGGATTCCAGAGGTATTAAGGAagctatgatttatttttttcccccctaatGTAGGATTCTGAAGAAAGCCTTCCATCAACACCATTAAAAACAGCCAAGGTTGATACAGAAGATAAAGGTCTAAGTACTACGCTTGCCACAGTCAAAGACGATGATGAGGAAGAAGGAGAGAGAATCATGGCAGAACTTCAGGTAAAGACTATAACAATTTATCTCACTTTGGACCAGTTTAGATCAGTCATTAACTTGTTAAGCACTGAAAAGGCCCTTAAAACATGACCCATTAGTAGTGCCCAATGAATAGGAGGGTTGCCTAAAGACCATATAGTAAAGAGCAATCTAAACTTTCATAAGATGGGCTATGATCATTTAGAAAGATACACTGTGTCATATATTAAGGTCGACTGGTCTGTTATTAATATTTTCTAGCAGATTATTATTCCTGACTCCTACATCTAAGCACATTAATACGTAATTAAATCACATTGCCATGCCATTAAAAAGATTTTCATTAGCAATAAATGTTCTACTACACTATTCTCTAGAAATACATTTCAGTTTCCCTGCATGAAGCAATGGATACtacaattaaaattatatttttattacaaaaCACAGTATATAGGAAATTATCACCTTACTATATGTTATTCAACTAAGACAAGTTCAGAAAATCAGCATCAAAATGGCCTTTTTTACAAAGGAGTAACTGACTTTCCAGGGGTCTAATAGTACATTTAATAGTACATCATATTTAATGATCATGATGAGTTTAAATAGAAAATTACTGTAACTTCATGTGATGTTATAAGGATACCCCAACGAGTTGGAACTAAAAGATTTCTATTAAACATCAGTTTAAAAATCCTGAGAACATTCAGACAATGttatgtataatgttttcatttcATAGGCTTTCCAGAAGTGCTCCTTTGTGGACATAAACACAAAAGGTCAAATTGATCACTCCAAATCTGAGACTGAAGTTAAAGATTTCAGGCCAACAGCCTTAGGCCATCCTAGGGAAAAGAAGGTAATGTTGACCTGAAGGCCTGACTAATACCTTCTTCCCTAAAGAAGATACTAACATTCTTTTCACAGAACCAACATATGTCTCCAAGAGCAATCTCTGGCCACTTAATCCAGCGTGCTTCTGATATGGCTTCTGATTTGGTGGGTCTCCTAGATGTTGGTGGTCTGTTTCAAAACACATAAACCCATAGAAAGAATGTGCAATTACCTTTCCTATGTGCTTTGGCTGATTCAAGACCAGATCTAGTGATCTTTGGAAACGTCTGTAAAACATTTGGTTCTTCCTTTTTGGGAAGTATATCAAGAGCAAAATTGGACACCAGCACTATTCCATGAGACTTATTCTTCCTCTACTGTCATATAAGAGTATAAGGTTATCCTGCAGACGAAATGGGCAAAATCAGTCTGATTTCACAATGGGCAGAATAGATGGGCCATTCGGTTCCTATCTATTGTtcttttggatttatttttttggtctaCGGCCCACAAATGGAGCATTGCAGAATGTCCATTCCCATCCTAGAAAATATCAAAGTTTTAAGGAGCCACACTTGACTTCATTTAATTTGTTCATGTTCTATTGAAGTCCCTCACGTTATGATCCACTCAAACACCATATCTAGAGCACATTGCATTAACAACATTTGGCCAGAGAGCGTTGGAGAAATGTGTGTTCCCTTTCTAATTCCTTATGCCTTTACCCCTCTTGGCCTTTTTCATGACTTACTcagttttgaatatatatatataacgatctttattttgaaagatattTCTGAATCAATTAACCATCTGCCAGAAAACACTCAATGCTGGTCATTCATTTTGATACACCTTGTAGACCGCATGCTTGTTAACAACCTTGTAATTTTCATTTGACAGTACCTTTCTGGAACATTGAAGTATGAATTAAGCAGCTTGTTAGATAATCTTACCACcagagaaaataattttaaatatttctttCTGAATACAGTTTGTttacttgttttttatttctattttttctataacagaggatatataaattataattttattatggCTTATTTAATTTAGGAAGGatattattacataaaataatatatagaaatatttagAGTATAATATGAAAAAGTATGACTATAGAGAATAGATCTATAAATCCACACGTTGGCTCCTGTCAGTCATCTTTAGAAATGTATTGATGTTTCTGCCATTGAACACTGTTCAAGTGGAAGAGCAGAAACCGAAATTGTGTTTCTGTTCTCCTCCTCATTTacattgtgtgccttggctgtgcctgaAGTGAATTGGAGTATcacatgaaaaaaaagttttagttacagtttaaaaaaacaaaaaaaaaaaaaacaatatatatatatatatatacatatatatatatatatatattttaaagtctaATTTCCAGATAAGTGACAGTTCTGCTGTAAAATTCAAATGCCAGAAGTTGTTTGCTTGGCATAACTTCAAGAATGGTGCCAGTAATGAGTTCCTGTGGCACCAAGGATTTGCTATCAGTGACAGAAGTCCTGTCCTCAGAATCTCTGTAATTTCTTTCCACCTCTGAGCTAAAGTTCCTTCATACCATAACATAATTGATTTGGACGATTATATTATTCCATGAAATATTTAAAAAGCCTGTATGAAAATTAACTCATTAAGGACCAATGACGTGCCATGCAAGTCAGAACACTTTGATATTTGTACAGCCTTTGCCTAACAGTCCTTAAAagggcgttaggaatacaaacctgtatttctaatgctTTATAGACCCTGTCCATAATTATAGTGATCTATCCCCACCTCTTCCCCATGTGCCATAAATCTACTAAAATAAAGGATTTTACTTGCCGTTTTCCAGAGCTCACTTGGTGCTGCTTACCGCTACTCGTCCTATGACCTCATCAAGAAGGCATTACCACTACTCGTCCTATGACCTCATCAAGAAGGCATGCGGTGGTCTAATCCTATGGGGGCCTAATGCTAAAGCACAGTGAGTGCTCATCCGAGCATCCCgatagcaaagcattgaatcaatatttTTCTATGGGATAGCTGCGTCACATGACCGAGTTTTATTTGGTCATTgctgtggaagtgcctctagtggcagtcaataAGATAGCCACTGGATGTGTGTTTAATCCTTCAAGGTAAACATTTCTGTTTCtgcaaaacggcaatgttttaccttgATTGGTTGAAATGACAGGACCACAGGACCACTGCATTTAGTCCACTCCATTGACATGAAGTGGCCTGGGGGACTGTAgtgggcctttaaccccttaaggaccaaacttctggaataaaagggaatcatgacatgtcacacatgtcatgtgtccttaaggggttaagaggttaATACATcggatatgtaaaatataattaaatttaaCAGTAATTGAAGAATATATTAATAAAGCTTAATTCTATAGTAGGAGTGCAGTCCAAAAGCTAGAAATTGTAATAAACAGCCACCCAAACAAATAGTATATAAGGATTGGTTAAAACAGTACAATaaggtgctacaatcacctatgTGGGTCGCTCCACCACACAAAAGTGCAattcaataaaacaaaatatggtgAGAGCACATGAAAAACTGGATGATACGGTAAACTACACATGTAAACTGGATGATACGGTAAATCacaaaacaggaaaaaacatagggtaataacattTATGTAAAAGTAAAACCTTAATTAAAATCAGTCTCACTCACATGTTGCTGAGCCACTTAAATTGAGCTGGCTCAGACTGAAGGTGTTGAATGGATAGATGTAGATGGTCTCAAGATAAAATACCAGCAGCTTCCTTGTTATTCTTATAATACTCCCATAGAGAATCCAGGATGCAGGATATCaagaaaaatattaatttgaacataaaaataaagacagctgataaaaaaaatcaaatataagaATCCACTACAACAATAAAATATACTTGACTCGTTTTGGCATTAGTCTTTCTCAAAAGTGTAATATCGAATCTTTAAAAAGGACGGTATTGGGGCGCTTTTTCTGAAGATAAGCAACTCCCACTTCTGTTTTCAATGTCAGGACTGCATCCTTTGTCCTGGCGTCCGTTATGTTTTTTCCTCCTCTAGTTCCGCTTTTGCCATTATTGAAGTCATGACGCTCCCCTCTGTATTTGCGTCAATTAACCGGAAAGAGTCATACAGTTTTTCATCTTCAGTGGTCAAAATCACGAATAGAGATGTCTTACtataaaacaaaaactataaaTGGTCCTAAATATGAAAAACTTAGGTTAATAACTTACAAAAACATGTATATAATATTCCGGAGCAAATAACATGAAATCTATCCTAATCAATAGAAAAACATGTTGCTATTATTTATAGTTAATAAACGTCCTGAGGGaagtagaaaaaaagaagaaattgcgttagaaaaaaaggggggacaaatataatataatagtataaaTATCAGCGCATATTCCATAACTGatttactttaatatataaaataggatacctataaaaacacatatttatCAATTATATAGAAATCTATATTTACCAATAATatgtgaaaatataaatatacaaatttaaaaaaagaagagaaataaaaaagtaacttctatatctttatatttctatatatatatggggtaatcgcaaaatcaacatttagtcctTGTGGTATGAGGGTATCtatattaaaaatccatttcatcttgGTTTTATGATGGAGATTATTTTTATCTCGACCCCTCCAATGAACTTTTATTTTCTCTAGTCCACTTGGATCCCCATTGTGGAATTCCATAAAATGTTTAGAGATGCCATGATTAGTGAATTTTCGATTGATATTCTAATCATGCTCTCTAATAcgaatttttaaaatttttacagTGTGTGACGTCTTACCTATATACTTAAAGCCACAAGCACATATCCGCATATAAATAACATCCTTCGGATTGCATTTTATGAAAGATTCGATATCATAGTCTTTCTTGGTTGCAAATGAGGTAAATTTAAAAATCTTTTTGAATTTATTATCTCTCAATTTGCACCCTCTGCATTCTCCACAATAATAAAAACCATTTTGTTCTTTTTGAAAATTCCTTACATTCCCTTCATTTGctttatctaaaaaaaacttttagttaAGATTTGTTTAAAATTCTTTGCTCCTCGAAGTATAAGTCTAGGTTTTTCTTCTAAAAAAGGGGATATTTCTTCATCGGTCTTGAGAATGTGCCAGTTCTtagtaatgctttttttttttgtaaattctggttatttgaacAAAAATGAGAAATAAGCGTGActttaaacaaaaattaaaataagctGGACTTTAATGTCAACGTTTAACGTTTTGTATTATTactctacaaaaaaaaattatacatgatTTATAACATGTTCTTTTATACAAAGTAAGaactatgtatttaaatgttttaacaatCTGCACGAAAACCGTAAGGGGGTGTTCTATTTCATTATCCTTAGTTATATGTATATGCCTTAGTTTGTGTTAATGCCATGATTCTTTCATTATCCCTTATTGTAGAATACACAGTTGGGCAGACTGATACCAGTATGTGCCTACAGACAGAATAATGCAGATAGCATTATAGGGGAACCCTGGCTAGTTTAGGACACCTGGTCAAGTCTGATACACACAATGGCATTTCTCTGTAGCAAATATTGCTGATATGTTGATTTATATATCCATTTGCTTAGAATGGAATCGGTTAATACTACAGGTCTCTGCAGTGGTGGATGATTAAGTATAAGGATGGTGGAGCACTGCACCCCTTGACTTGATAAGCTCTATCCGATTAACCCCACAAGATGCCATTTCCCTATGGACAAGTTCTGTGTACTTTATAGCAAATAATTTCAAGGTTAAACTTTGAACTCAACACTCACAAAAAAAAGGTAGTGAAGGTTATGACCATGTGTTCCAAACAGTGTTCCAAACAAAGTATGTAGCAACTTCCTGAACCAACCTCATTGTGAACAATTGACAGGGTAAATTATAGGCCAAATGAGGTTTGgttgaatttttctttttgcagaaattttattcttaaaaatgcaatacCGTATCATATATCCACAATTTGTGGGTTAGTGAATGGACCCAAATTAACCCAAAGAGTTAAATTTACAAACAAAATGGGGAGTGGGGAATTTGATAGTTATATATCGGCTTCAATAGCATTAATTCAATCCAAATTTCACCTCTTAGTAAACCTTTACTAACAGCTGGATATGTTAAtagaatttataaaatgtttcaaGAATTAAGACCCTGAAAGTGCAAAATGATTGCTAGTCTGTTTATGTTTGTATGGGAAACGATACCCCTAAATATAAGGGCTTGTTTCACATACAATATAAGCTGTCTTTTCTGGCACAAATTCTTTACTCTGTGCAGTTGTAAGCTTTGGATATTTTTTGGTCAAATTAACTAGTAGACTGTGAAAAAGAACATCTTTCTGTCCCGTTTCGATTCGTATcatttttgtataaaaaaaaattaaaaataaagataaagtgtaaaacaaaatgAGAATGCTCAAAATTTGTTAAGATCTAACAAAAaaagtaaacataaaaataattttttgggaCATCAAAACTGCAAAGATGAAAATGTTCTAGTGGCAGAAAAGTTTAGAATACCAATTACAAATGTATGTTATAGCTCTAAGTCCAGTTAATTGTATTTAAGGGTACAATTCCCCGCACTAAGCCAGCTTAATAACTTTGGATCATTGACATTGCAACAACACAACTTATCTTGTATATTTCCCTGTAGGTTTCAGGCACTTTAATCCCAGAAAGCCCAAAATCTGTTGAAATCCCAGAGGAAAAGTggaaaatacaaacattacaaagCACGGCACCTGATTCTGCAAAGGATAGGCAGGGGCATAACGTTTTAGTGAATGAAAAGTATACCTACAGTGTTTTTGTAGACAGGGCAGAACATCAGGACAGCAGTTCTAAAGGCAGTGCACCACAGCATGGTGAGAGTTATGGTGAAGAAAGGGTGATCATTCTAGATAatgaagagaaaaacaaaaatgtcTCCAGTCAAGTAACAGAAATAGAGAGTGGAATTACTGAAAATAAAACTGGTGATTTAATTTCCACCTTCACCACTGTATTGAATTTGGAGAAGAAGAGTGATGTTTTAAGAGTCAAAGAACCTTTGACAGCTGCGTCTGTGTTACGGGAACAAGAGATGTCTTATATGGATGTAGGTCAGACAGTAGTGATGAGACAAAAGAATTCCAGAAGAACTTTTAGCCAGCAATCTGAAGATGCAGATTCTCCGACCGTATCTCCAACTGAATCGAAGTCTCCAGCAGACAATATTGCTTTTATGATAACCAACACCGAAGTGCAGCTTCTGTCAACTGGTGAAGTTCAGGATATTGTGAGCAGGCAGGGTAGCGATGTGCAGACTGTTAACTTGGATAGGGAAAATGCGGAGAAAATAGTTTCTGGGAACACAGAACTTCAAGGACCAGAAGGTTCTGTCCTCTCCACAGATAAGAAACCAGTTATTATCATATTTGATGAACCCATGGATATCAGATCAGCATATAAGAGACTTTCAACAATATTTGAGGAATGTGATGATGAACTAGAAAAAATGATGTCCAAAGGAAAGAtagatgaagaggaagaggaagaggaagagaaagagGAACCAGAACCAGGTGCATCTACTGCTCACGAAAACCGTCTTGAATTAACTAAGAAAGAGGACAATCCTGTTCATTCTCTATCTATAGAAAACAAATGTAGATTCCGTTATCCATCTTTAGCACAAATGAAGAAGGAAAGGTTGGAAGATGGGAATATTTCTCAGGAACATTTGACAGATGAAGATAAGTCTGATGCTTCAGATTATGCGCTCAGCCAGAGGCAGGATGCCAAGAAAAAATTCAAGTTCAAGTTCCCTAAAAAGCAGTTAGCTGCTTTGACACAGGCAATACGCACAGGGACAAAAACTGGTAAGAAAACCTTACAGGTAGTAGTGTATGAGGAGGAAGAAGAAGCTGATGGCACTGTAAAACAACATAAGGAAGCAAAAAGGTTTGAAATTGCACGATCCAAGAGTAGAGAAGAAAACATCAAAACTAGTTATGATAAACATTCGGAACAAGAGGCCCTGTACTTggatgcaccagagcagggatcCAGAACAGACGAGATAAGGAAAAATACATATAAGACCTTAGATAGCCTTGAACAGACCATCAAGCAACTAGAAACTACCATGAGTGAGATGGCACCAAAACCAGGATCTGATTTTGTTGAACTAAGAGAGGAAAAATCTTCACATTTAACACAAACTCCTGACAAGGAACCTATAATAGTGGATGAAACCAAACATACTATAGAGACTTCCTCATCAATACCTTCAGCAGCACGTAAGGTACCTTTGCATAAAAAGCCCGATTCATAATTATGTACCAATCACGATACTTAAAAATTGGTGCCGAATGACTTGTTTGCTTCTACTTCTCCCGGTGGCTGGCTTTTCACTAGGTGCCTAACAACCTGTTGGTTTACTGTCTTTGATACTTTGGTGATGGGCAAAATCAGGACATAAAAATTGCGTGTTTGCTCTAAATTCTGTTTTGatcatgtgcttttttttttgacaataacATATTTTTTTGCATGTCTAAAGATTCTTAATGTTGATGGAGCATGGCATGTGAATACGATTAAGTTAATACTGATGTGTGATTCATTCTTCTGTCgtcttttttttccctcccatATTGGTTGTTCTCGTAGGGTTCCAATGGAGCGTCGCAAACCAGCCGAATGCCAATACCAATGTCTTCTAAAATTAGACAAGGAAGCACAGAAAAACCTAACAAACAGCCAAAACTACAGGAGCCACAACGTCAATACAGACAGGTAGTTTTACCGTAGAACACCTATATGGAAGGACTTAAAAGCTTTTAAACTTCAAGCCAAGTATCTGTCTAAATATAACCAAAACAAGGAATTATGCTTTTACACTTGTTTTAATTATATCCCTGGATCTGGTGGCATGAGAATTCCTATAGTACTGTCTCACTTTCACCATACTCCTGCATGGCTGCCGTACAAACATCTGTTGCTTGATTTAACTTCCTGGCGTTTGGCTGGGATGAGCAGAAGGGAATCCTTCTGTGTTAACACAGCCCTTGAAAGGAAGAGTTGACGTGTGTCTGCATCTAGTGTGGTATGcacaatgtgtgtgtttggtgcatcGCAATAATGGCTTGATCACTCACTTCCATTTCCAACTAATCATTGTCAAGACGCATGGTCAGTGTCCCAACCATGATGTGTTTAAAGTCACATTACGGCCACTATCTGCTTCATTTCTAGCTCCTTAAACTTTACGCACTTTATGGATTCTGCCAGgtccagaaaagaaaaaaactcgGCAAAACTCTCTGTTTCAACTTTTTCTCCTATGCCCTAATTGGTGTGTATCATGTTAAGTGTTTTGACAAAATGTCTCCTGCCATCTTTATTTGCAGGCTAACGGAGGTACTAAGAAAGCTGGTGGGGATTGTAAGGCTGCTTCCCCTACTTTATCTGCTTCTAAGATCCCAGCTCTTTCTTCTAACACTGGGAAAAGCAGCTCTATGTCTGCTCAGTGTAATGATACCTCTAATACCTCTAATCCGTCTGTGAAGTCAAATGTTTCATTAACAAATTCTAACACTCAAACCAGTCGCAGCATTAATGCTTCCTCCCTTATACGTCCTGTTCATAATGGCTCTTCGAAACTTCAAAATACAGCATTTGCAGGTAAAGGTCACCATCTTTCATTCTCACCGCAGACCCCAAATGGCCGACCATCTCCTCCCACTGCTTCTTCTACTtccactgcttcctctccccctACTTCTGTCTC
The nucleotide sequence above comes from Pelobates fuscus isolate aPelFus1 chromosome 4, aPelFus1.pri, whole genome shotgun sequence. Encoded proteins:
- the KIAA1217 gene encoding sickle tail protein homolog isoform X8, with translation MQTSDMDRKREAFLEHLKYKYPHHATAIMGHQERLRDQAVHCMLSSLHSELDIQRYLMKIESSQRTKSPKLSPSPQPSLGEQAEHLSEASADSGDAMFEGESTLPFVRGSRTRASLPVVRSTNQTKERSLGVLFLQYGEDTKKLQMPNEITSMDTIRALFVSAFPQQLTMKVLESPSTAVYIKDDGRNIYYELSDVRNIQDRSFLKVYNKDPAQAFNHTPKAVNGDVRMQRDISYSFREGPPVHRPGSATYPSHAGPISPPATPIPHSMPPSPSRIPYGGGRPTSGQNNPTMQRERVPSLPVSRSISPSPSAILERRDVKPDEDLGNKNLQLIRNDSMYADPYLYQEGRMSIASSHGGHPSDIPDHVIAYHRGAMRSASTYSNSSMQMEMMEQAVYRQKSRKHSESHLPTFGSKTPPASPHRVTDIRMMEIHPHNAHVVPHAIQSDRSSPLRQSFKKDQGTGVFVEAKMRNTGGIMGIADVIPSPTDKTFAGYGSGAPPKDPYTRERMHAMEKQIASLTGLVQTALLKGPSSKDAHSEKVLKSANCNSESTDSTGTHIKNSLAIIESNSQSAPSGSTDMQVSLHDMRRNVAELRLQLHRMRQFQLQNQEMMRAMMKKAEIEISSKVTDIVKSLEDPVQRQRVLVEQERQKYLHDEEQIITKLCDLEGFVEDIKKDLTSSHKSITLKDVEDRAFMLRQIGEAVSKLKGEFPYLQNKMRAVLRVEVEAVRFLKEEPHKLDSMLKRIRSMTDALSTLRRHVTDGPSKSVDFNQSNQFIIKEQVTETEVLQKQEEKPHVYLQSTQSETGGTIDSQTTSVKSEVVPLSAGMKVHQVQSSPVLIQQSQQSSALVNNPLNSNNQSVSDLMINNQAITTQEASGGSQQVPPAGQHNGSSVQSLFIEEIQHTSYRNRAVSIEEAERKYEEKRQNLDHYNGKEFEKMLEEAQANIMKSIPSLEVPSQSLKVEVINKLEVTEGVHDLDQDYDKVTKSPPPPPPRRMYPPGSTVGSSWAAESPYLVRKENSKDSEESLPSTPLKTAKVDTEDKGLSTTLATVKDDDEEEGERIMAELQAFQKCSFVDINTKGQIDHSKSETEVKDFRPTALGHPREKKVSGTLIPESPKSVEIPEEKWKIQTLQSTAPDSAKDRQGHNVLVNEKYTYSVFVDRAEHQDSSSKGSAPQHGESYGEERVIILDNEEKNKNVSSQVTEIESGITENKTGDLISTFTTVLNLEKKSDVLRVKEPLTAASVLREQEMSYMDVGQTVVMRQKNSRRTFSQQSEDADSPTVSPTESKSPADNIAFMITNTEVQLLSTGEVQDIVSRQGSDVQTVNLDRENAEKIVSGNTELQGPEGSVLSTDKKPVIIIFDEPMDIRSAYKRLSTIFEECDDELEKMMSKGKIDEEEEEEEEKEEPEPGASTAHENRLELTKKEDNPVHSLSIENKCRFRYPSLAQMKKERLEDGNISQEHLTDEDKSDASDYALSQRQDAKKKFKFKFPKKQLAALTQAIRTGTKTGKKTLQVVVYEEEEEADGTVKQHKEAKRFEIARSKSREENIKTSYDKHSEQEALYLDAPEQGSRTDEIRKNTYKTLDSLEQTIKQLETTMSEMAPKPGSDFVELREEKSSHLTQTPDKEPIIVDETKHTIETSSSIPSAARFQWSVANQPNANTNVF